From the Vibrio ziniensis genome, the window ATCTGCTCAAACATTTCCTGCATATACTTTTCTTTCCTTGGTTAAAAGTTAATACCATGCTTCGGGAATAATGATAATATCGCCTGGCAGGATATCGACATTTGCCTTCATATCCCCTTCCTTAAGCAAATCAGCCATTTTCAAACGATATTGTTCCTGCTTTCCATCTACAATTCTCACCAAACTAGCACTGTTACCATCCGCATACTCAGTAAGACCACCCACTTGTATCATCACATCAAGTAGAGTCATATGCTGTGCATAACTAATGGCTTTTGGGTCTAACGCTTCACCTAATACTCGAACCTGTTCACTAAATGGGCCATTAAAATTATTCACAATAACGGACACAATTGGATTGTTTAAGTAGACAGCTAACTGCTTTTCAATCTCGCGTGCGAGCTGAGTAGGCGTTTTACCCGATGCAACAATATCTTCGACCAACGAGGTTGTAATTTTGCCATCGGGTCTAACAGTGTAACTACCTGATACTTCTGGGTTACCCCATACAAAGACATTTAGTGAATCCCCTGAACCTATTAGATAATTGTAATTGTCAATATTTTCAGTGAGAGAAGGGTGAATGGTCGCCGTTGGCAACTCAGACAACGATGAACTGGAGCATGCTGTCGTTAACAGAATGATACTTATCGTTGTTACACGACATAATCCACCCAATAACCCATCTATTTTGTTCATGATAATATCCCGCCATCAATAAAAATATTCTTCCGTGCTCTAACTTATTTCTAAGAATATTTTTTCACATATTCTTAGAAATAAGATTGATACTAGTCTACGCGTTGTTTCTTAGGAGTTATGTTCTTATATTCTATATGGTTAACATAATGTCTGCACATTTTTTTACCTATATAAATAACAGACCAACTGGACAATAAATTTATTTCTTGATGCTTTAAACCAGGACACAAGCTCATAAACAAACAATACCCCGTCACTAAACATTAAATTTAAAAAGAGATCTTGGTTCAAAATTACTATAGTGCTACGCTAAACACCACAAGTAGATAATAATGTGTTCATAAATGTGAGATAGCTTATCTTTAGCTTGATATCTATCATATGTAATTAAAAAATATTTATTTCCGATAATGTATTGATCAGAGAATGGAAGATGTACTACTTTTCTTTTGGGTCAATACTATTTGTAGTGTAGTACTTATGATGTACTAAGTTTGTACTACTACTGTAAAGATAGAGCAGCGTTCCTTGTTAACATTAGCAGCGGCTCTATTAATCTATAAAAATATTATTTATATCATGTAGATAGCCTTCAACTTACATACATTAAGTTGCAAATTAAATTTGTGATTTTTGTTAGTAACTGATTGAAATAAATAATTTATATAACCTAAAAAATAGTGACATATTGGATATGTCAGGTTCACTAAGAGAATCATATATGAATGGATCACACTTTAGCGAATTTAAACCTAGCAGTAGCGTGATAATAATTTCTGATATAGTAGCGATTTGTACAACATTTCTTATTTGTGAGATTTTATTAAAAAAGATTGATACGGGAAATTTACTTAACGATAGTTGGCATCATTCTTATATTTATTTAATGATTTTTTTGCCGATTTTATTGCTTACACTATTATCAGTCGGTCTGTATAACGGTCGGCTACGTGTCACTTCATCAGGCATTAATTCGCGAGTTGTAGTGGCGACAAGTTTAGCTTACCTGTTAGTAAAATCTATTTATCATGTTTCACTTATAAATGAGCTACCTAGTCACTTCGCTGAATACAACCTTATTGCAGTCTCTGCTTCTATAATGTTACTCAGGTTTATTATCAGTAAAACTCCATACCAAAATTTGGGTGTTAAACGTATTCTTATCCTCGGAGCGGGTCGAAGAGCCAGTCTGATAGAACAGTATATGAGACGCAAATCTGACAGAATTGGGATTGATATTGTGGGATTTGTGGAAATGGAATGTGATGCTGACGGCTCCATTCAGAACGAAAAAAAAATTATATTAAATCAACCATTAGAAACTTATGTAATTGACAACAATATTAATGAAGTCGTTATAGCTTGTGACGAACGTAGAGAAGTTTTGCCAAATCAAAGCTTGTTTAGTTGTAGAAGGAGTGGTGTCAAGATCATCGATATCATTGACTTCTTTGAGCGCGAAACTGGGCAAGTTGCTGTGAATCATGTTTATCCCTCTTGGATAATTTATGGTTCAAATA encodes:
- a CDS encoding TIGR03013 family XrtA/PEP-CTERM system glycosyltransferase — its product is MNGSHFSEFKPSSSVIIISDIVAICTTFLICEILLKKIDTGNLLNDSWHHSYIYLMIFLPILLLTLLSVGLYNGRLRVTSSGINSRVVVATSLAYLLVKSIYHVSLINELPSHFAEYNLIAVSASIMLLRFIISKTPYQNLGVKRILILGAGRRASLIEQYMRRKSDRIGIDIVGFVEMECDADGSIQNEKKIILNQPLETYVIDNNINEVVIACDERREVLPNQSLFSCRRSGVKIIDIIDFFERETGQVAVNHVYPSWIIYGSNNTYHSPIHHSLYWAFNAVFALCIFVLTWPFMLMTVVAIKFEEGWRAPVLYSQSRTGLDGKIFKIYKFRSMRTDAEKDGVKWAQLSDPRVTRVGAFIRKYRIDELPQLFNVINGDMDFVGPRPERPEFTKVFEHEIPYYNHRFNVKPGLTGWAQLKYPYGSNENDAVEKLKYDLYYIKNRGFLFDILILLRTAEIVIFGKGR
- a CDS encoding XrtA/PEP-CTERM system exopolysaccharide export protein; this encodes MNKIDGLLGGLCRVTTISIILLTTACSSSSLSELPTATIHPSLTENIDNYNYLIGSGDSLNVFVWGNPEVSGSYTVRPDGKITTSLVEDIVASGKTPTQLAREIEKQLAVYLNNPIVSVIVNNFNGPFSEQVRVLGEALDPKAISYAQHMTLLDVMIQVGGLTEYADGNSASLVRIVDGKQEQYRLKMADLLKEGDMKANVDILPGDIIIIPEAWY